A portion of the Streptomyces sp. YPW6 genome contains these proteins:
- a CDS encoding amidohydrolase family protein gives MTDTVPVADLVDQNCHGVLRAELGLGTFEARLGAARAPAAPGTTFFDTQTGFAVRRWCPPLLGLEAHCPPARYLARRRELGVAETSRRLLRAAGVSAHLVDTGLPGDLTGPAEMATAAGSEAREIVRLEVLAEHVADTSGTVEAFLVNLGEAVHTAASSAVAFTSVGAAAYAAPEPPEPFRLRAAAGRWLARRETERRAARRGMAGREGGGAPVEPELLDHLRWSAVACGLPLQLRLGTADPACLADFAAATEGYGCDLVLLYGYPYHRQTAALAGRHPHVYADLGAVPARTGARAAAVLAEVMELAPFGKLLFSSGAQALPELHLVAARQFREALGRVLGAWVDDGAWTRQDAARVATMIGSGNARRVYGLCER, from the coding sequence ATGACCGACACCGTGCCCGTGGCCGATCTGGTCGACCAGAACTGCCACGGAGTGCTCCGCGCCGAGCTGGGCCTCGGAACCTTCGAGGCCCGGCTCGGCGCCGCGCGCGCCCCGGCCGCCCCCGGCACCACCTTCTTCGACACCCAGACCGGCTTCGCCGTACGCCGGTGGTGCCCGCCTCTGCTCGGCCTCGAAGCGCACTGCCCGCCCGCCCGCTATCTGGCCAGGCGGCGCGAACTGGGCGTCGCCGAGACCTCCCGCCGCCTGCTGCGCGCCGCCGGGGTCTCCGCCCACCTCGTCGACACGGGCCTGCCCGGCGACCTCACGGGACCGGCCGAGATGGCCACGGCTGCCGGCTCCGAGGCCCGGGAGATCGTCCGGCTGGAGGTCCTCGCCGAGCACGTCGCCGACACGTCGGGCACCGTCGAGGCCTTCCTGGTCAACCTCGGCGAGGCCGTGCACACCGCCGCCTCCTCGGCCGTCGCCTTCACCTCCGTCGGCGCCGCCGCGTACGCCGCCCCCGAGCCGCCGGAGCCGTTCCGGTTGCGGGCGGCGGCCGGGCGCTGGCTGGCCCGGCGGGAGACGGAGCGCCGGGCCGCCCGCCGGGGCATGGCGGGCCGGGAGGGCGGCGGTGCTCCCGTCGAGCCGGAGCTGCTGGACCATCTGCGCTGGTCCGCGGTGGCCTGCGGGCTGCCGCTCCAGTTGCGCCTGGGCACGGCGGACCCGGCCTGCCTCGCGGACTTCGCCGCCGCCACCGAGGGGTACGGCTGCGATCTCGTTCTCCTGTACGGCTACCCGTACCACCGGCAGACCGCCGCCCTGGCCGGGCGGCATCCGCACGTCTACGCCGACCTCGGGGCCGTACCGGCGCGGACGGGGGCGCGGGCGGCGGCCGTGCTCGCGGAGGTCATGGAGCTGGCGCCGTTCGGCAAGCTGCTGTTCTCCAGCGGGGCACAGGCCCTGCCGGAACTGCACCTGGTGGCCGCGCGGCAGTTCCGCGAGGCGCTGGGGCGGGTGCTGGGCGCCTGGGTCGACGACGGCGCGTGGACCCGGCAGGACGCGGCCCGGGTCGCCACGATGATCGGGTCGGGCAACGCGCGCCGGGTGTACGGGCTGTGCGAACGGTGA
- the pgl gene encoding 6-phosphogluconolactonase, which translates to MTPPQLVVHRDKELMAQAAAARLITKIVDAQASRGHASVVLTGGRNGNGLLAALAAAPARDAVDWSRLDLWWGDERFLPEGDPERNVTQAREALLDAVPLDPARVHAMPASDGPYGDDADAAAAGYADELAAAAGPEDHGPVPTFDVLMLGVGPDTHVASLFPELPAVRETERTVVGVRGAPKPPPVRVSLTLPAIRAAREVWLLAAGEDKAEAAAIALSGAGEIQAPAAGAYGRSRTLWLLDAAAASQLPRALYPPASA; encoded by the coding sequence GTGACCCCTCCCCAACTGGTCGTCCACCGCGACAAGGAGCTGATGGCCCAGGCCGCGGCGGCCCGGCTGATCACGAAGATCGTGGACGCCCAGGCCTCCCGGGGCCACGCCTCGGTGGTGCTGACCGGCGGGCGCAACGGCAACGGCCTGCTGGCCGCCCTCGCCGCCGCGCCCGCCCGGGACGCGGTCGACTGGTCGCGCCTGGACCTGTGGTGGGGCGACGAACGGTTTCTGCCCGAGGGCGACCCGGAGCGCAACGTCACCCAGGCCCGCGAGGCGCTGCTCGACGCGGTGCCCCTGGACCCGGCCCGGGTGCACGCGATGCCCGCGTCCGACGGCCCGTACGGCGACGACGCGGACGCGGCGGCCGCCGGCTACGCCGACGAACTGGCCGCCGCCGCGGGCCCCGAGGACCACGGCCCGGTGCCCACGTTCGACGTGCTGATGCTGGGCGTCGGCCCGGACACGCACGTGGCCTCGCTCTTCCCGGAGCTGCCCGCGGTACGGGAGACCGAGCGCACCGTCGTCGGGGTGCGCGGGGCTCCCAAGCCGCCGCCGGTCCGCGTCTCGCTCACGCTGCCGGCGATCCGCGCGGCACGCGAGGTGTGGCTGCTGGCGGCGGGCGAGGACAAGGCGGAGGCGGCGGCCATCGCGCTGTCCGGGGCCGGCGAGATCCAGGCCCCGGCGGCGGGCGCCTACGGCCGCAGCCGCACGCTGTGGCTGCTGGACGCGGCGGCGGCCTCGCAGCTGCCGCGCGCGCTCTATCCCCCGGCTTCCGCCTGA
- a CDS encoding heme A synthase: MVRVETPISLIAKRWTPSTRVVKRAALSAVVMSVLIIVTGGAVRLTGSGLGCDTWPKCTDDSLFATPEQGLHGAIEFGNRMLTYVLSAAVGWTIIAVSAVKPRRRKVTRLAWSQFWIVLGNAVLGGITVWAGLNPWTVAGHFLLANALLAIAVITWVRVGEGDGPPRPRAPLPVRRLSWAILATTVVLIVLGTSVTGSGKHAGDSSDVPRMPWDWSAAAHVHAVAAWVVCALAIAMWLALRVVDAPADTRARARDLLLVLLAQGAIGYVQYFSDVPEILVGVHMFGSAIMWIAVVRLVLSMRERGDDTPAPLPGPSAERPETAPATAV; the protein is encoded by the coding sequence ATGGTCCGCGTGGAAACCCCCATCTCCCTGATCGCCAAGCGCTGGACGCCGTCCACCCGGGTGGTGAAGCGCGCCGCGCTCTCCGCCGTCGTGATGAGCGTCCTCATCATCGTCACCGGCGGGGCCGTCCGGCTCACCGGTTCGGGGCTCGGCTGCGACACCTGGCCCAAGTGCACCGACGACAGCCTGTTCGCGACGCCCGAGCAGGGGCTGCACGGTGCGATCGAGTTCGGCAACCGGATGCTGACCTACGTGCTGTCGGCCGCCGTCGGCTGGACGATCATCGCCGTCAGTGCGGTGAAGCCGCGCCGCCGCAAGGTCACCCGGCTGGCCTGGTCGCAGTTCTGGATCGTGCTGGGCAACGCCGTCCTCGGCGGGATCACGGTCTGGGCGGGGCTCAACCCGTGGACGGTCGCCGGGCATTTCCTGCTGGCCAACGCACTCCTGGCGATCGCCGTGATCACCTGGGTGCGGGTCGGCGAGGGCGACGGCCCGCCGCGCCCCCGGGCCCCGCTGCCGGTGCGCCGCCTGTCCTGGGCGATCCTGGCGACCACGGTCGTCCTGATCGTGCTGGGGACCTCGGTGACCGGTTCCGGCAAGCACGCCGGCGACAGCAGCGACGTACCGCGCATGCCGTGGGACTGGTCCGCCGCCGCCCATGTCCACGCCGTCGCCGCCTGGGTGGTCTGCGCCCTGGCCATCGCGATGTGGCTGGCCCTTCGGGTGGTCGACGCGCCCGCCGACACCCGGGCCCGCGCCCGTGACCTGCTGCTCGTCCTGCTCGCCCAGGGCGCGATCGGGTACGTGCAGTACTTCAGCGATGTGCCCGAGATCCTGGTCGGCGTCCACATGTTCGGCTCGGCCATCATGTGGATCGCCGTGGTCCGCCTGGTCCTGAGCATGCGTGAGCGCGGCGACGACACGCCCGCTCCACTGCCCGGCCCGTCCGCCGAGCGCCCGGAGACGGCACCGGCGACGGCCGTCTGA
- the opcA gene encoding glucose-6-phosphate dehydrogenase assembly protein OpcA, which translates to MKIDLTETTSSKINQALVSARRAIGTPAIGMVLTLVIVTDEENAYDALKAAGDASREHPSRIIAVIKRVSRSPRARRDARLDAEVRVGSDAGTGETVVLRLHGELANHAQSVVLPLLLPDAPVVAWWPEDAPADPANDPLGALAQRRITDTYSAELPLDELAVRAATYSPGDTDLAWTRITPWRSMLAAALDQQPAEVIAATVEGESDNPSCELLAMWLADRLGVPVERTLSRGPGLTAVRMETKNGVIVLDRPDGSLATLSMQNQPDRAVALKRRETAELLAEELRRLDPDNTYASAVKFGVDKLHSGGEVMAGPAGGAADTAEKAEKSAGAKAPAAKKAPAKKAASK; encoded by the coding sequence ATGAAGATCGATCTCACGGAAACCACGTCCAGCAAGATCAACCAGGCGCTGGTCTCGGCCCGCCGGGCGATCGGCACCCCCGCCATCGGCATGGTGCTCACGCTGGTCATCGTCACCGACGAGGAGAACGCCTACGACGCGCTCAAGGCGGCCGGCGACGCCTCGCGCGAGCACCCCTCGCGGATCATCGCGGTGATCAAGCGGGTCAGCCGCTCGCCGCGGGCCCGCCGGGACGCGCGGCTCGACGCCGAGGTCCGGGTCGGTTCCGACGCCGGGACCGGCGAGACCGTCGTCCTGCGCCTCCACGGCGAACTGGCCAACCACGCCCAGTCGGTCGTCCTGCCGCTGCTGCTGCCGGACGCCCCGGTCGTGGCGTGGTGGCCCGAGGACGCCCCCGCCGACCCGGCGAACGACCCGCTCGGGGCGCTGGCCCAGCGCCGGATCACCGACACCTACTCGGCGGAGCTGCCGCTCGACGAGCTGGCGGTGCGGGCGGCGACGTACAGCCCCGGCGACACCGATCTGGCCTGGACCCGGATCACGCCGTGGCGCTCGATGCTGGCCGCCGCGCTGGACCAGCAGCCGGCCGAGGTCATCGCCGCGACCGTCGAGGGCGAGAGCGACAACCCGAGCTGCGAGCTGCTGGCCATGTGGCTCGCGGACCGGCTCGGCGTCCCGGTGGAGCGCACGCTCTCCCGGGGCCCCGGTCTCACCGCGGTGAGGATGGAGACGAAGAACGGCGTCATCGTCCTGGACCGGCCCGACGGTTCGCTGGCCACGCTCTCCATGCAGAACCAGCCCGACCGCGCGGTGGCGCTCAAGCGCCGGGAGACCGCCGAGCTGCTGGCGGAGGAGCTGCGCCGGCTCGACCCGGACAACACCTACGCCTCGGCGGTGAAGTTCGGCGTCGACAAGCTGCACTCGGGCGGCGAGGTGATGGCCGGGCCGGCCGGCGGCGCTGCGGACACGGCGGAGAAGGCGGAGAAGTCCGCCGGGGCCAAGGCCCCCGCCGCGAAGAAGGCTCCGGCCAAGAAGGCGGCCTCCAAGTGA
- the tkt gene encoding transketolase has product MSIKPTTTDLQWTDVDQRAVDTARVLAADAVQKVGNGHPGTAMSLAPAAYTLFQKVMRHDPADAEWTGRDRFVLSAGHSSLTLYIQLYLAGYGLELDDLKAFRTWGSKTPGHPEYGHTTGVETTTGPLGQGVANAVGMAMAARYERGLFDPEAAPGASPFDHMVWVVAGDGCLQEGISAEASSLAGHQKLGNLVLLWDDNHISIEGDTETAVSEDTIKRYEAYGWHVQRVDQLPSGDLDPAGLYAALQAAKAETERPSFIAARSIIAWPAPNAQNTEAAHGSALGDDEVAATKRVLGFDPEQTFEVSDEVIGHTRQALDRGREARAEWDKSFAAWRTANPERAASFDRIAAGELPEGWEEKLPVFEPGKGLATRAASGKVLQALGEIVPELWGGSADLAGSNNTTIDKTSSFLPAGNPLPEADPYGRTIHFGIREHAMAAAMNGIALHGNTRVYGGTFLVFSDYMRNAVRLSALMHLPVTYVWTHDSIGLGEDGPTHQPVEHLASLRAIPGLNIVRPADANETAIAWREILRRYTKVFGKGTPHGLALTRQGVPTYEANEDAAKGGYVLFEAEGGRPQVLLIATGSEVHVAVEAREQLQAAGVPTRVVSMPSVEWFEEQDQGYQDSVLPPSVKARVAVEAGIGLTWHRYVGDAGRIVSLEHFGASADAKVLFREFGFTPEHVAAAARDSLERAAELEAAAR; this is encoded by the coding sequence GTGAGCATCAAGCCGACCACCACAGACCTCCAGTGGACCGATGTGGACCAGCGGGCCGTGGACACCGCCCGCGTCCTCGCTGCGGACGCCGTACAGAAAGTCGGGAACGGCCACCCGGGCACGGCGATGAGCCTGGCTCCTGCCGCGTACACCCTGTTCCAGAAGGTGATGCGGCACGACCCCGCGGACGCCGAGTGGACCGGTCGCGACCGGTTCGTCCTCTCCGCCGGCCACTCCAGCCTGACGCTCTACATCCAGCTCTACCTGGCCGGCTACGGGCTGGAGCTCGACGACCTGAAGGCTTTCCGCACCTGGGGCTCCAAGACGCCGGGCCACCCGGAGTACGGCCACACCACCGGGGTCGAGACGACGACCGGGCCGCTGGGCCAGGGTGTCGCCAACGCGGTGGGCATGGCGATGGCCGCCCGCTACGAGCGCGGCCTCTTCGACCCCGAGGCGGCCCCCGGCGCCTCCCCGTTCGACCACATGGTGTGGGTCGTCGCCGGTGACGGCTGCCTCCAGGAGGGCATCTCGGCCGAGGCGTCCTCGCTGGCCGGGCACCAGAAGCTGGGCAACCTGGTCCTGCTCTGGGACGACAACCACATCTCCATCGAGGGCGACACGGAGACCGCGGTCTCCGAGGACACCATCAAGCGGTACGAGGCGTACGGCTGGCACGTCCAGCGTGTCGACCAGCTGCCGAGCGGCGACCTGGACCCGGCGGGTCTGTACGCGGCACTGCAGGCGGCCAAGGCCGAGACCGAGCGCCCCTCGTTCATCGCGGCCCGCTCGATCATCGCCTGGCCCGCCCCGAACGCGCAGAACACCGAGGCCGCGCACGGCTCGGCGCTCGGTGACGACGAGGTCGCGGCGACCAAGCGGGTCCTCGGCTTCGACCCGGAGCAGACCTTCGAGGTCTCCGACGAGGTCATCGGCCACACCCGTCAGGCCCTGGACCGCGGCCGTGAGGCCCGCGCCGAGTGGGACAAGTCGTTCGCCGCGTGGCGTACGGCCAACCCGGAGCGCGCCGCCTCCTTCGACCGGATCGCCGCCGGCGAGCTGCCCGAGGGCTGGGAGGAGAAGCTCCCCGTCTTCGAACCCGGCAAGGGGCTGGCCACCCGTGCCGCCTCCGGCAAGGTGCTCCAGGCGCTCGGCGAGATCGTGCCCGAGCTGTGGGGCGGCTCCGCCGACCTCGCGGGCTCGAACAACACGACGATCGACAAGACGTCGTCGTTCCTCCCGGCGGGCAACCCGCTGCCGGAGGCCGACCCGTACGGCCGCACGATCCACTTCGGCATCCGCGAGCACGCGATGGCCGCCGCGATGAACGGCATCGCGCTGCACGGCAACACCCGCGTCTACGGCGGCACCTTCCTGGTGTTCTCCGACTACATGCGCAACGCGGTGCGGCTCTCCGCGCTGATGCACCTGCCGGTGACGTACGTGTGGACGCACGACTCGATCGGCCTCGGCGAGGACGGCCCGACCCACCAGCCGGTCGAGCACCTGGCCTCGCTGCGCGCCATCCCGGGCCTGAACATCGTGCGCCCGGCGGACGCCAACGAGACCGCCATCGCCTGGCGCGAGATCCTGCGCCGCTACACCAAGGTGTTCGGCAAGGGCACCCCGCACGGTCTGGCGCTGACCCGCCAGGGTGTGCCGACGTACGAGGCGAACGAGGACGCGGCCAAGGGCGGTTACGTCCTGTTCGAGGCCGAGGGCGGCCGGCCGCAGGTGCTGCTCATCGCGACCGGTTCCGAGGTCCACGTCGCCGTCGAGGCGCGCGAGCAGCTCCAGGCGGCCGGGGTGCCGACCCGGGTGGTCTCGATGCCGTCGGTCGAGTGGTTCGAGGAGCAGGATCAGGGTTACCAGGACAGCGTGCTCCCGCCGTCGGTGAAGGCGCGCGTCGCCGTGGAGGCGGGCATCGGCCTGACCTGGCACCGGTACGTGGGCGACGCCGGCCGGATCGTCTCGCTGGAGCACTTCGGGGCCTCCGCCGACGCGAAGGTGCTGTTCCGTGAGTTCGGCTTCACGCCGGAGCACGTGGCCGCCGCCGCGCGGGACTCCCTCGAACGTGCGGCTGAGCTCGAAGCCGCAGCACGCTGA
- the zwf gene encoding glucose-6-phosphate dehydrogenase, with translation MSAVPGANPLRDAQDRRLPRIAGPSGLVIFGVTGDLSRKKLMPAVYDLANRGLLPPGFSLIGFARRDWENEDFAQVVHDAVKEHARTPFREEVWQQLIQGMRFVQGNFDDDEAFETLKATIEELDKAQGTGGNFAFYLSVPPKFFPKVVQQLKKHGLADQKEGSWRRAVIEKPFGHDLASAQELNQLVHDVFPPNEVFRIDHYLGKETVQNILALRFANTMWEPIWNRSYVDHVQITMAEDIGIGGRAGYYDGIGAARDVIQNHLLQLLALTAMEEPGSFHPKALVAEKLKVLTAVELPEDLGLHTVRAQYEHAWQGGQEVLGYCEEDGIDPKSTTDTYAAIKLTINNRRWAGVPFYLRTGKRLGRRVTEIAVVFKRAPYLPFESGATEELGGNALVIRVQPDEGVTVRFGSKVPGTSMEVRDVTMDFAYGESFTESSPEAYERLLLDVLLGDANLFPRHQEVELSWTILDPIEEYWDKHGKPAKYAAGTWGPAEADEMLARDGRSWRRP, from the coding sequence TTGTCTGCTGTTCCCGGAGCCAACCCGCTCCGTGACGCACAGGACCGACGGCTCCCGCGTATCGCGGGGCCGTCGGGCCTGGTCATCTTTGGCGTCACGGGCGATTTGTCCCGTAAAAAGCTGATGCCTGCCGTCTACGACCTGGCCAATCGCGGCCTGCTGCCACCGGGCTTCTCGCTCATCGGCTTCGCGCGCCGCGACTGGGAGAACGAGGACTTCGCGCAGGTCGTCCACGACGCCGTCAAGGAGCACGCCCGTACGCCGTTCCGCGAGGAGGTCTGGCAGCAGCTCATCCAGGGGATGCGCTTCGTCCAGGGCAACTTCGACGACGACGAGGCGTTCGAGACGCTGAAGGCGACCATCGAGGAGCTCGACAAGGCGCAGGGGACGGGCGGCAACTTCGCCTTCTACCTCTCCGTGCCCCCGAAGTTCTTCCCCAAGGTCGTCCAGCAGCTGAAGAAGCACGGCCTGGCCGACCAGAAGGAGGGCTCCTGGCGGCGTGCCGTCATCGAGAAGCCGTTCGGTCACGACCTGGCCAGCGCGCAGGAGCTCAACCAGCTCGTGCACGACGTCTTCCCGCCCAACGAGGTCTTCCGGATCGACCACTACCTGGGGAAGGAGACGGTCCAGAACATCCTGGCGCTGCGGTTCGCCAACACGATGTGGGAGCCGATCTGGAACCGGTCCTACGTCGACCACGTGCAGATCACGATGGCCGAGGACATCGGCATCGGCGGCCGGGCCGGCTACTACGACGGCATCGGCGCCGCCCGTGACGTCATCCAGAACCACCTGCTCCAGCTGCTGGCGCTGACCGCGATGGAGGAGCCCGGCTCCTTCCACCCGAAGGCCCTGGTCGCCGAGAAGCTCAAGGTGCTCACCGCCGTCGAGCTGCCCGAGGACCTCGGTCTGCACACCGTGCGCGCCCAGTACGAGCACGCCTGGCAGGGCGGCCAGGAGGTCCTCGGCTACTGCGAGGAGGACGGCATCGACCCCAAGTCGACGACCGACACCTACGCGGCGATCAAGCTGACGATCAACAACCGCCGCTGGGCGGGCGTGCCGTTCTACCTCCGGACCGGAAAGCGGCTCGGACGCCGGGTCACGGAGATCGCGGTCGTCTTCAAGCGCGCCCCCTACCTGCCCTTCGAGTCGGGCGCGACCGAGGAACTGGGCGGCAACGCCCTGGTCATCCGGGTCCAGCCGGACGAGGGCGTCACCGTGCGCTTCGGCTCCAAGGTGCCCGGCACCTCGATGGAGGTCCGGGACGTCACGATGGACTTCGCGTACGGCGAGTCGTTCACGGAGTCCAGCCCGGAGGCGTACGAGCGGCTCCTCCTGGACGTCCTGCTCGGCGACGCCAACCTGTTCCCCCGCCACCAGGAGGTCGAACTCTCCTGGACCATCCTCGACCCGATCGAGGAGTACTGGGACAAGCACGGCAAGCCCGCGAAGTACGCGGCCGGCACCTGGGGTCCGGCCGAGGCCGACGAGATGCTCGCACGTGACGGACGGAGCTGGAGGCGGCCATGA
- the tal gene encoding transaldolase, giving the protein MTDALKRLSDEGVAIWLDDLSRKRITSGNLAELIDQSHVVGVTTNPSIFQKAISSGDGYEQQLADLAARRVTVEEALRMITTADVRDAADILRPVFDATGGQDGRVSIEVDPRLAHNTAATVAEAKQLAWLVDRPNTLIKIPATKAGLPAITETIGRGISVNVTLIFSLERYRAVMDAYLAGLEKAKAAGLDLSKIHSVASFFVSRVDTEIDKRLDAIGSDEAKAAKGKSALANARLAYEAYEEVFSSDRWAALDKAQANKQRPLWASTGVKDPSLKDTLYVDELVAPNTVNTMPEATLEAVADHGEITGDTVTGGYDRARADLDAVKKLGISYDDVVQVLEDEGVEKFEASWNDLLKSTEAELSRLAPSEG; this is encoded by the coding sequence ATGACAGACGCACTCAAGCGCCTCTCCGACGAGGGCGTGGCGATCTGGCTCGACGACCTGTCGCGCAAGCGGATCACGTCCGGCAACCTGGCCGAGCTGATCGACCAGAGCCATGTCGTCGGCGTCACCACCAACCCGTCGATCTTCCAGAAGGCGATCTCCTCGGGCGACGGTTACGAGCAGCAGCTCGCCGACCTCGCCGCCCGCAGGGTCACCGTCGAGGAAGCCCTGCGCATGATCACGACGGCGGACGTCCGCGACGCCGCCGACATCCTGCGCCCGGTCTTCGACGCCACCGGCGGCCAGGACGGCCGGGTCTCCATCGAGGTGGACCCGCGCCTGGCCCACAACACCGCGGCCACCGTCGCCGAGGCCAAGCAGCTGGCCTGGCTGGTCGACCGGCCGAACACGCTCATCAAGATCCCGGCCACCAAGGCGGGCCTCCCGGCGATCACCGAGACGATCGGCCGGGGCATCAGCGTCAACGTGACGCTGATCTTCTCGCTGGAGCGCTACCGCGCGGTCATGGACGCCTACCTGGCGGGCCTGGAGAAGGCGAAGGCCGCGGGCCTGGACCTCTCCAAGATCCATTCGGTGGCGTCGTTCTTCGTGTCCCGCGTGGACACCGAGATCGACAAGCGGCTGGACGCGATCGGCTCCGACGAGGCGAAGGCCGCCAAGGGCAAGTCCGCCCTGGCCAACGCGCGCCTGGCCTACGAGGCGTACGAGGAGGTCTTCTCCTCCGACCGCTGGGCGGCCCTGGACAAGGCGCAGGCCAACAAGCAGCGTCCGCTGTGGGCCTCGACCGGTGTCAAGGACCCGTCGCTGAAGGACACGCTGTACGTCGACGAACTGGTGGCGCCGAACACGGTGAACACCATGCCGGAGGCGACGCTGGAGGCCGTGGCCGACCACGGTGAGATCACCGGCGACACCGTCACCGGCGGCTACGACCGGGCGCGCGCCGACCTCGACGCCGTCAAGAAGCTCGGCATCTCCTACGACGACGTCGTACAGGTGCTGGAGGACGAGGGCGTCGAGAAGTTCGAGGCGTCCTGGAACGACCTGCTCAAGTCGACCGAGGCGGAGCTTTCGCGCCTCGCCCCCTCGGAGGGCTGA
- a CDS encoding ABC transporter permease, translating into MSAGTYTPRPGAAPLPRMIAAQTALETRMLLRNGEQLLLTVIIPTLLLVLFSAVDIVDTGAGESVDFLAPGILALAVMSTAFTGQAIATGFERRYGVLKRLGASPLPRWALMTAKTLSVLVTEVLQIVLLTAIAFALGWSPEGSPLSVLLLLVLGTAAFSGLGLLMAGTLKAEATLAAANLVFLLLLVGGGVIVPLDRFPGAVQSVLGLLPVSALSEGLRDVLQHGAPMPWAQAGILAVWAALGLGAAAKFFRWE; encoded by the coding sequence ATGAGCGCCGGTACGTACACCCCGCGCCCCGGCGCCGCCCCGCTCCCCCGGATGATCGCCGCGCAGACCGCGCTGGAGACCCGGATGCTGCTGCGCAACGGCGAGCAACTGCTGCTGACGGTGATCATCCCGACGCTGCTGCTGGTGCTGTTCAGCGCGGTCGACATCGTGGACACCGGCGCGGGCGAGTCGGTCGACTTCCTCGCCCCGGGCATCCTGGCGCTCGCCGTGATGTCCACCGCCTTCACCGGCCAGGCCATCGCCACCGGCTTCGAACGCCGTTACGGGGTCCTCAAGCGGCTGGGAGCCTCCCCACTGCCCCGCTGGGCGCTGATGACCGCGAAGACGCTGTCGGTGCTGGTCACCGAGGTGCTCCAGATCGTGCTGCTGACGGCGATCGCCTTCGCGCTCGGCTGGTCGCCCGAGGGCAGTCCGCTCTCGGTGCTGCTGCTCCTCGTCCTCGGGACCGCCGCGTTCTCCGGGCTCGGGCTGCTGATGGCGGGGACGCTGAAGGCGGAGGCGACGCTCGCCGCCGCCAATCTGGTCTTCCTGCTGCTGCTGGTCGGCGGCGGGGTGATCGTGCCGCTGGACAGGTTCCCGGGCGCGGTGCAGTCGGTGCTGGGCCTGCTGCCCGTGTCGGCGCTCTCGGAGGGGCTGCGGGACGTCCTCCAGCACGGGGCGCCGATGCCGTGGGCCCAGGCCGGGATCCTCGCGGTGTGGGCGGCGCTGGGACTCGGCGCGGCGGCGAAGTTCTTCCGCTGGGAGTAG
- a CDS encoding heme o synthase — protein MCVTAVESRPAGVALTPSPGGHRPFGARVKAFVALTKPRIIELLLITTVPVMFLAAQGVPDLWLVLTTTIGGYLSAGGANALNMYIDRDIDALMDRTSQRPLVTGMVTPRECLAFGIGLAVFSTLWFGLLVNWLSAALALGALLFYVVVYTMLLKRRTSQNIVWGGIAGCMPVLIGWSAVTNTVSWAAVILFAVIFFWTPPHYWPLSMKVKDDYARVGVPMLPVVATNRVVAKQIVLYSWVMVAVSLLLTPLGYTGWFYTAVALLSGGAWLWEAHSLQNRAKAGVTGAKLKEMRLFHWSITYVSLLFLAVAVDPFLR, from the coding sequence GTGTGCGTGACGGCCGTCGAGTCCCGACCCGCAGGGGTCGCCTTGACTCCCAGCCCAGGGGGCCATCGCCCGTTCGGGGCCCGCGTCAAGGCATTCGTGGCGCTTACCAAGCCACGGATCATCGAGCTGCTGCTCATCACCACCGTTCCGGTGATGTTCCTGGCTGCCCAGGGCGTACCCGACCTGTGGCTCGTTCTCACGACCACCATCGGGGGATACCTCTCCGCGGGTGGCGCCAACGCGCTCAACATGTACATCGACCGGGACATCGACGCGCTGATGGACCGGACGTCGCAGCGCCCGCTGGTCACGGGCATGGTCACCCCGCGTGAATGCCTGGCCTTCGGCATCGGCCTCGCGGTGTTCTCCACGCTCTGGTTCGGGCTGCTGGTCAACTGGCTCTCGGCCGCCCTCGCGCTCGGTGCGCTGCTCTTCTACGTCGTCGTCTACACGATGCTGCTGAAGCGCCGCACCTCCCAGAACATCGTCTGGGGCGGTATCGCGGGCTGCATGCCGGTCCTCATCGGCTGGTCGGCCGTGACGAACACGGTCTCCTGGGCCGCCGTCATCCTCTTCGCCGTCATCTTCTTCTGGACGCCGCCGCACTACTGGCCGCTCTCGATGAAGGTCAAGGACGACTACGCCCGGGTCGGCGTCCCGATGCTCCCCGTCGTCGCCACCAACCGCGTCGTCGCCAAGCAGATCGTCCTCTACAGCTGGGTGATGGTCGCGGTCTCGCTGCTGCTCACCCCGCTGGGCTACACCGGCTGGTTCTACACCGCGGTGGCGCTGCTCTCCGGCGGCGCCTGGCTGTGGGAGGCGCACAGCCTGCAGAACCGCGCCAAGGCCGGGGTGACCGGGGCCAAGCTCAAGGAGATGCGGCTCTTCCACTGGTCCATCACCTACGTCTCGCTCCTCTTCCTCGCCGTCGCGGTGGACCCCTTCCTCCGCTGA